In Phragmites australis chromosome 24, lpPhrAust1.1, whole genome shotgun sequence, the following are encoded in one genomic region:
- the LOC133907809 gene encoding probable S-adenosyl-L-methionine-dependent RNA methyltransferase RSM22, mitochondrial → MAAALLPETAPRLLTPETLRTAAKQSQGIHLVPLSLRRAIKRYLRDQDKAHMNRKVLLLSASFERAKGTGAELAAAATRGALLDDPNAPAGAEQRAARWKVRSAYGDIGLRYREDETVAYVASRMPAIYAACHRVLREVRRRLPDFAPAKVLDFGAGPSSALWAMRAVWPKSIERVNLVEPSKEMQRAGQSLLDNLKGLPLIHSYDSIQELNRSIEKHERGHDLVISSYALGEIPSLSDRITIVRQLWDLTRDVLILLEPGTPQGAKIISQMRSYILWMEKRKCRKNEKSSARAPSNEKSIIAHESSLKNGAFVVAPCPHDGQCPLENTDKYCHFVQRLERTSSQRAYKRSKGVPLRGFEDEKFCYVALRRGKRPEEAWPLDGMKFETLKERHAKRKQEDLIIDYDEQFPSEEDEEIHVDGGDSLVAYASDEHELSLFHESEGAEEEQTFRADLGGGWGRIIYSPIRRGKQVQMDVCRATKRDASEGAFERIVVTQSKNPSLHFQARRSLWGDLWPF, encoded by the exons ATGGCGGCCGCGCTCCTGCCGGAGACGGCGCCGCGGCTGCTGACGCCGGAGACCCTCCGCACGGCGGCCAAGCAGTCCCAGGGCATTCACCTcgtccccctctctctccgccGCGCGATCAAGCGCTACCTCCGCG ACCAGGACAAGGCGCACATGAACCGCAAGGTGCTGCTGCTCTCGGCCTCCTTCGAACGCGCCAAGGGCACTGGCGCTGAGCTGGCCGCGGCCGCCACCCGTGGCGCGCTCCTCGACGACCCTAACGCGCCCGCGGGAGCCGAGCAGCGTGCGGCGCGGTGGAAGGTGCGCTCCGCCTACGGAGATATCGGCCTTCGGTACCGTGAGGACGAGACGGTTGCGTACGTCGCGTCACGCATGCCCGCCATCTATGCCGCGTGCCACCGCGTGCTCCGAGAG GTTCGTCGGAGGTTGCCGGACTTTGCGCCTGCCAAGGTGTTGGATTTCGGTGCCGGGCCGAGTTCAGCGCTTTG GGCAATGAGGGCAGTGTGGCCAAAGTCAATCGAGAGGGTTAACCTGGTCGAGCCTTCCAAGGAAATGCAGAGAGCAGGGCAGAGCCTTCTTGACA ATTTGAAGGGGTTGCCACTTATCCACAGCTATGATAGCATTCAAGAGTTGAACCGCAGCATAGAAAAACATGAGCGAGGGCACGATCTTGTGATATCA TCCTATGCACTTGGGGAGATTCCTTCTTTGAGTGACAGGATAACAATTGTGCGCCAGCTTTGGGACCTCACAAGAGATGTTTTG ATTCTATTAGAGCCTGGAACACCTCAAGGAGCTAAGATTATAAGCCAAATGCGCTCGTATATCCTTTGGATGGAAAAAAGA AAATGTCGCAAAAATGAAAAATCCTCAGCCCGTGCTCCAAGTAATGAGAAGAGCATCATTGCTCATGAATCCTCATTGAAAAATGGTGCTTTTGTGGTTGCCCCT TGCCCTCATGATGGTCAGTGTCCATTGGAGAATACAGATAAATATTGCCACTTTGTACAGAGATTGGAGAGGACATCATCACAACGTGCCTACAAG AGATCAAAGGGTGTGCCTTTGCGCGGttttgaggatgaaaaattTTGCTATGTTGCTTTGAGAAGGGGTAAACGGCCAGA GGAAGCTTGGCCACTTGATGGCATGAAATTTGAGACCCTTAAAGAGCGCCATGCCAAGAGAAAGCAAGAAGATCTTATCATTGACTATG ACGAACAATTTCCAAGTGAGGAAGACGAAGAGATTCATGTTGACGGTGGGGACAGTCTGGTAGCATATGCTTCTGATGAACACGAATTAAGTTTATTCCATGAGAGCGAAGGAGCGGAGGAGGAGCAAACATTTCGTGCTGATCTTGGAGGAGGTTGGGGCCGGATTATATACAGTCCCATTCGAAGAGGAAAGCAAGTACAGATGGATGTATGTCGTGCCACCAAACGGGACGCGTCCGAAGGTGCATTTGAGCGTATAGTGGTCACCCAAAGCAAGAACCCTAGCTTGCATTTTCAGGCCCGGAGGTCACTTTGGGGTGACCTTTGGCCATTTTAA
- the LOC133906893 gene encoding 5-oxoprolinase 1: protein MGSSTATEKFRFCIDRGGTFTDIYAEVPGRSEGYVMKLLSVDPSNYDDAPIEGVRRILEEFSSEKIPRSSKIPTNKIEWIRMGTTVATNALLERKGERIALCVTRGFRDLLQIGNQARPNIFDLKVAKPSNLYEEVIEVDERIELVQDGERDGSSVEGISGELVRVAKPVDVEALKPSLKGLLDKGIRCLAVVLMHSYTYPHHELLIEKLALGMGFKHVSLSSSLTPMVRAVPRGLTASVDAYLTPVIKEYLSGFMSRFEGGSEQVNVLFMQSDGGLAPERRFSGHKAVLSGPAGGVVGYSQTLFELETSKPLIGFDMGGTSTDVSRYDGSYEQVLETQIAGAIIQAPQLDINTVAAGGGSKLKFQFGAFKVGPESVGAHPGPVCYRKGGELAITDANLILGTVIPEYFPSIFGPNEDMPLDYEATRKAFESLAVEINSHRKSQESSAKDMTVEEIALGFVNVANETMCRPIRQLTEMKGHDTKNHALACFGGAGPQHACAIARSLGMSEVLVHRYCGILSAYGMGLADVIEDLQEPYSAVYNADSAAEASRREALLVKQVKEKLREQGFGEENIRTDSYFNLRYEGTDTAIMVKQPERGSGNDYADEFVKLFQQEYGFKLLSRKILICDVRVQGVGATNILQPRELAPISTKPVQESSCRIYFSYGWQETPLYKLENLGYGHVLDGPAVIMNGNSTVIIEKDCKAIISKYGNIKIEISAPPSTVKVAEKVADVVQLSIFNHRFMGIAEQMGRTLQRTSISTNIKERLDFSCALFGPDGGLVANAPHVPVHLGAMSSTVRWQLNFWGDNLHEGDVLVTNHPCSGGSHLPDITVVTPVFDDGKLVFFVASRGHHAEIGGITPGSMPPFSKCIWEEGAAIKAFKLVERGVFQEEGIVQLLQSPCSDEFDDYKIPGTRSIQDNLSDLHAQVAANQRGIALIKELINQYGLITVQSYMNHVQKNAEVAVREMLKTVASRVQKENGSCIIEDEDYMDDGSVLHLKLILNASKGEATFDFEGTSPEVYGNWNAPEAVTTAAVIYCLRCLVDVDVPLNQGCLAPVKILIPKGSFLSPSDKAAVVGGNVLTSQRVTDVVLMAFQACACSQGCMNNLTFGDDTFGYYETIGGGCGAGPTWDGTSGVQCHMTNTRMTDPEIFEQRYPVILHRFSIRENSGGSGSHRGGDGLVREIEFLRPIVVSILSERRVHAPRGLKGGENGARGANYLLRKDGRIIFLGGKNTVTVSAGDVLQIFTPGGGGFGSP from the coding sequence ATGGGCAGCAGCACAGCCACCGAGAAGTTCAGGTTCTGCATTGACAGGGGCGGCACGTTCACCGACATCTACGCCGAGGTTCCTGGGAGATCGGAAGGCTATGTCATGAAGCTTCTGTCTGTTGACCCGTCGAATTACGACGATGCCCCCATTGAAGGTGTCAGGAGGATCCTGGAGGAGTTTTCCAGTGAGAAGATCCCCCGGTCATCGAAAATTCCCACCAACAAGATTGAGTGGATTCGGATGGGCACCACGGTCGCAACGAATGCGCTTCTTGAGAGGAAAGGTGAAAGGATCGCACTTTGTGTGACACGAGGCTTTAGGGATTTGCTTCAGATTGGCAATCAGGCTCGGCCGAACATTTTTGACCTCAAGGTTGCAAAGCCATCGAATCTTTATGAGGAGGTGATTGAAGTCGATGAGCGCATTGAGCTCGTTCAGGATGGTGAGAGAGATGGATCATCTGTTGAAGGGATCTCTGGGGAATTGGTCAGGGTGGCAAAGCCAGTTGATGTCGAAGCATTGAAGCCTTCCTTGAAAGGTTTGCTTGACAAGGGGATAAGATGTTTGGCGGTGgtgttgatgcattcatatACGTATCCTCACCATGAGCTCCTTATTGAGAAGTTAGCTCTGGGGATGGGATTCAAGCATGTATCCTTGTCTTCGTCGCTGACACCCATGGTCCGTGCAGTTCCTAGGGGACTGACAGCCAGTGTGGATGCATATCTCACACCAGTCATCAAAGAGTATTTATCAGGATTTATGTCAAGATTTGAAGGGGGGTCTGAACAAGTGAATGTGCTATTTATGCAATCAGATGGAGGACTGGCACCGGAGAGGAGATTCTCTGGGCATAAAGCAGTATTGTCAGGTCCTGCTGGTGGTGTGGTCGGCTACTCGCAGACCTTGTTTGAACTCGAGACATCAAAGCCGCTGATTGGGTTTGACATGGGAGGTACATCCACGGATGTGAGCCGCTATGATGGAAGCTATGAACAAGTTCTGGAGACACAAATTGCTGGGGCAATAATTCAAGCTCCCCAGCTTGACATTAACACTGTGGCTGCTGGTGGTGGATCGAAGCTTAAGTTTCAGTTTGGTGCTTTCAAGGTTGGGCCAGAATCTGTTGGAGCACATCCTGGTCCTGTTTGTTACAGGAAAGGTGGTGAGCTGGCGATTACAGATGCTAATTTGATTCTGGGAACTGTTATTCCTGAGTACTTCCCATCAATATTTGGTCCAAATGAAGATATGCCCCTTGATTATGAGGCTACAAGAAAGGCATTTGAGAGTCTTGCTGTTGAGATCAACTCTCACCGGAAGAGTCAGGAATCATCAGCAAAGGACATGACAGTTGAGGAAATTGCGCTTGGGTTTGTCAATGTTGCAAATGAGACAATGTGCCGGCCTATACGCCAGTTGACGGAAATGAAGGGGCATGATACTAAGAACCATGCCCTTGCGTGTTTTGGTGGTGCCGGTCCTCAACATGCATGTGCTATTGCAAGGTCCCTGGGTATGTCTGAGGTACTTGTTCACCGATATTGTGGAATATTGAGTGCATATGGGATGGGCCTTGCTGATGTCATTGAAGACTTGCAAGAACCATACTCTGCGGTTTATAATGCTGATTCTGCTGCAGAGGCATCTAGAAGAGAAGCCCTTTTAGTGAAACAGGTGAAAGAAAAGTTAAGAGAGCAGGGTTTTGGAGAGGAGAACATCAGGACAGATTCATACTTTAACTTGAGGTATGAGGGAACTGATACAGCTATCATGGTTAAACAGCCAGAGAGAGGATCTGGAAATGACTATGCTGATGAGTTTGTAAAACTGTTTCAGCAAGAGTATGGCTTCAAATTGCTAAGCAGAAAGATACTCATATGTGATGTGAGAGTTCAGGGTGTTGGTGCCACAAACATCCTGCAGCCTCGTGAATTGGCACCAATATCAACAAAACCTGTGCAAGAAAGCTCGTGCCggatttatttttcatatggaTGGCAAGAAACTCCATTGTACAAGCTTGAGAACCTGGGTTATGGCCATGTCTTGGACGGACCTGCAGTCATTATGAATGGGAATAGTACGGTGATCATAGAAAAGGACTGTAAAGCCATCATCTCCAAGTATGGTAACATAAAAATTGAAATCAGTGCACCTCCAAGCACTGTAAAAGTAGCAGAAAAAGTCGCAGATGTGGTCCAACTTTCTATTTTCAATCACCGATTCATGGGTATTGCTGAACAGATGGGTCGGACACTTCAAAGAACTTCAATTTCCACAAACATAAAGGAAAGGCTAGACTTTTCTTGTGCTCTCTTTGGTCCAGATGGTGGCCTTGTTGCAAATGCACCTCACGTCCCTGTGCATCTAGGAGCCATGTCTAGTACTGTACGGTGGCAGCTTAATTTTTGGGGTGATAACCTGCATGAGGGCGATGTTCTCGTAACAAATCATCCATGTTCTGGGGGGAGCCATCTGCCCGATATAACAGTTGTCACACCAGTTTTTGATGATGGTAAGCTTGTCTTTTTTGTTGCTAGTAGAGGTCACCATGCAGAGATAGGTGGTATCACCCCGGGAAGCATGCCTCCTTTCTCAAAATGTATTTGGGAGGAAGGTGCTGCCATAAAAGCATTTAAACTTGTTGAACGGGGTGTTTTTCAAGAGGAAGGAATAGTCCAACTGCTGCAGTCACCTTGCTCAGATGAGTTTGATGATTATAAGATCCCAGGAACACGTAGCATCCAAGATAATCTTTCTGATCTCCATGCCCAAGTCGCAGCAAACCAGCGAGGAATAGCACTTATCAAAGAACTAATAAATCAGTATGGTTTAATCACTGTGCAATCTTATATGAACCATGTCCAAAAGAACGCTGAGGTAGCTGTCAGAGAGATGCTCAAGACAGTTGCATCTAGAGTTCAAAAAGAGAATGGATCGTGCATtattgaagatgaagattatatggatgatgGCTCTGTGCTCCACTTGAAACTCATCCTTAATGCTAGTAAAGGTGAAGCTACATTCGACTTTGAGGGTACTAGTCCTGAGGTCTATGGCAACTGGAATGCTCCTGAAGCAGTTACAACAGCTGCTGTCATATACTGCCTACGATGCTTGGTGGATGTGGATGTACCGCTAAATCAAGGTTGCCTAGCTCCTGTTAAGATCCTCATCCCTAAAGGATCTTTTCTGTCGCCAAGTGACAAGGCTGCTGTGGTTGGCGGCAATGTACTAACCTCTCAGAGAGTGACAGATGTTGTCCTAATGGCGTTCCAAGCTTGTGCCTGCTCTCAGGGCTGTATGAACAATTTGACCTTTGGAGATGACACCTTTGGTTATTACGAGACTATTGGAGGCGGATGTGGAGCTGGGCCAACCTGGGATGGCACAAGTGGTGTTCAATGTCACATGACAAACACAAGGATGACTGACCCTGAGATATTTGAGCAGAGGTACCCTGTTATTTTGCACAGATTTAGCATAAGGGAGAACAGTGGAGGTTCTGGTTCCCACCGAGGCGGTGATGGCCTTGTAAGGGAGATTGAATTCCTTCGGCCTATTGTTGTGAGCATTCTCTCTGAGAGACGTGTGCATGCTCCCAGGGGGCTGAAGGGAGGGGAAAATGGGGCTCGTGGTGCAAACTATCTGCTCAGAAAAGATGGTCGCATAATTTTTCTTGGAGGAAAGAACACAGTAACGGTTAGTGCTGGTGACGTTCTTCAGATTTTCACTCCTGGCGGTGGCGGCTTTGGCTCTCCTTGA